GGGAAGTGGGAGAAAGGATGTATAGAGGGGCTAAATTCAATAAGGCGAACGAAAAGACCCCCGAGTTCTATTTGGCCTACTTAGTGATCCATCCTCAGAACGGAAAAATTTACGAAGTAGGGTTCACTTATAAGTCTTTCAGAGAATATCTGCATTCTCCTTCCTTAATATTAGTGATCTGTCTTTTGGTCATGGTCGTTACGATCAGTTTTGGTTTCAGATTCTTCTTTCATAATGCGATCGTAAAACCGATGGAAGAGGTGGTAGTCGGTTTGACGGAGGTAAACTCCGGAAATTTGGAATATAGATTGGTTCCAAGAGTAGAAGATGAGATCGGATTTATCGCTCGTTCTTTTAATAGAATGGCAAGATCTATCCAAGCTGCCAGAAAAAGGTTAGAACAATATGCCAATGAACTGGAAGAAAAAGTAAAAGATCGGACCAAAGAATTGGAACAGACTTTGAACGAAGTCCAGGAATTAAAACAACAACAGGACGCGGACTATTTTTTAACTTCTCTTTTGATCAAACCCTTAGGTTCGAATAAGGCAAATCAAGAAAATGTAAAAGTGGAATTCCTTCTGAAACAAAAGAAAAAATTCACTTTTAGGAAACACGAGGATGAGATCGGTGGAGACCTGAATATTTCCAACCATATAGATCTGCAGGGAAGATCCTACACCGTCTTTTTGAACGGAGATGCAATGGGAAAATCCATGCAAGGTGCAGGAGGTGCATTGGTTTTAGGGTCCGTTTTTGAATCCATTATAGAAAGAACAAGAGTTGTGGACATCATCAAAAAACAGTCTCCTGAAAGATGGTTAAAGAACGCGTTTATAGAATTACATAAGGTATTTGAAAGTTTTGACGGTTCCATGCTGGTTTCTTCTGTGATGGGACTTGTGGACGACGAACTGGGAATATTATATTATATTAATGCAGAGCATCCTTGGACAGTGTTATACCGGGATGGGATTGCAAGTTTTATAGAAAATGAGTTCATGTTCCGCAAATTGGGAACTACTGGGGTAGAAGGGACTATTTTTATCAAAACCTTCCAGTTGGAACCAGGAGATTGTATCTTTGTCGGATCCGACGGTAGGGATGATATTATCGTCGGTATGGATTCGGACGGAGACAGGATTATTAACGATGACGAAAAGTTATTCTTAAACTCTGTTGAAAAGGGAAGAGGGGATCTTCAGGAAATATATGAGGTTATCCTAAATAACGGTAAATTGAGCGACGACCTTTCTCTCATCCGATTGTCTTTTACGGGAAATGGAAAACAACAAATCCCTCAGGATGAAAAAAGGCAGAGGATTAAAGAACTACTTAGAAATGCAAAGGAAACCTTTTTAAATAAAGATACTCAAGAGGCTCTCAGTTATCTAGAAGAAGCAGAATCTTTGGATAGTAGAGTTCCTGAGGTAAAAAAGAATTTTATAAAACTTTTCCTGAAATTGAAAGATTATCAAAAAGCCGCCAGATATGCTGAGGATTATTTTAAGATGAATCCGATAGATAGCGAAATCCTGTATGTTGCTTCTTTTGCGGCTAGGAAGGCGGGGCAGATCAGAAAGGCGCTAGATTTTAGTGAACGTCTTCGATTGAGGGAACCTTCTCATATTAAAAATCTAACCAATCTGGCTGAAATTTATATAGCGGTTAAAAATTTCGATCGAGCTGATTCTATTTTAAAAGATGCAATCCGTTTAGACCCATCCAACGAATCCGTTTTGAAAGTCGGGGAGCTTTTGAAAAAATATGTAGACCGTCTTTCGAGTGGAAATGGACAGCCAAAGGAATCGTAATTCGATGCGGTTCCTTTGGCTAAATGTTTTATTATTTCTTAATATGATATCCTGTCTTAAACATCCAGGCCACAACCCCTAAGCAAGAAACAAGGAAGAATGAGATCATTGCTAGACTGATCTCAAGACTTACATCTCCGATCTCATAAAAGCTCCATCTAAATCCGCTGACTAGATATAAGATCGGATTAAACAGAGTTACAGTTTGCCAGAAAGGAGGGAGCATATTTGCCGAATAAAAACTTCCCCCCAAGAAAACCAAAGGAGTGATGACAAGCATCGGAATCACTTGCAGTTTTTCGAAATTATCCGCCCAAATCCCTATAATAAATCCGAATAGACTGAAAGAAATGCAGGTCAGTATCAAGAAGAACACCATTAAGAATGGATGAGCGATCTTAATTTCGACGAATAAAGATGCAGTCGCAAGCATGATGGAACCTAAGATCAATGACTTGGTTGCAGCAGCTCCGACAAAACCGATCACAGCTTCCATGCTCGAAACTGGAGCGGATAAAATTTCGTAAATTGTGCCCGTAAATTTGGGGAAATAGATCCCGAAAGACGCGTTGGAAATACTTTCAGTCAGTAGGGAAAGCATAACGAGTCCTGGGACGATAAAGGAACCGTAAGAGACTCCGTTTACTTCTTGGATCCTGGATCCGATTGCAGAACCGAAAACTATAAAATATAAAGAAGTAGAAAGAACTGGTGACGCAATACTTTGCATCAACGTTCTTCTTGTCCTTGCCATTTCGAAAAAATAGATGGCCTTGATTGCGTTCAGATTCATTTGGCATCCTTCACTAATTGTACAAAAATTTCTTCCAAACTGCTTTGGGTCGTATTCAAATCCCTGAATTCAATTCCAGATTTTTTCAATTGTTCTAAGAAGTTTGCAATTCCAGTTTGTTTTTCCTTACCGTCGTAAGTGTACAATAATTGTTTTCCTTCGTTCTTTAATTCCAGTTCGTAACCGTTAAAATTGTTCGGCAGACTTTGGAGAGGAGAAACAAGATCCAACAAGATCTGTTTTTTTCCAAGCTTATGCATGAGTTCGGTTTTTTTCTCTACAAGGACAAGTTCTCCCTTGTTCATGATGCCGACTCTGTCAGCGATCTCTTCCGCTTCTTCTATATAATGTGTTGTGAGAATAATGGTAACTCCTTTGTCTCTCAGGGCTCTCACCACATTCCACATATCTTTTCTAAGTTCAACATCCACACCTGCGGTGGGTTCATCTAAAAACAAAACCATTGGTTCATGTGACAATGCTTTTGCGATCATTACTCTCCTTTTCATTCCTCCGGAAAGGGTCATGATCGTTTGGTCTTTCTTCTCCAAAAGAGAAAGAGACTTTAGAATTTCTTCAATATACTCTTTGTTAGGTGATTTGCCGAATAAGCCTCTGGTGAAATTCGTAGTAGTCAGAACGGATTCAAATGCATGAACCGTGAGTTCCTGGGGAACAAGGCCGATCATGGATCTGGTCTGCCTGTAGTTCTTGATAATATCGTAACCGCCTACGGAGACAGAACCGGAAGTCGGATTGACTATCCCGCAGATGATTGAGATCAGAGTGGTTTTTCCGGCGCCATTCGGGCCTAAAAGAGCGATGATCTCTCCTTTTTCAATATCCAAGTTTATGTTCTTTAAAGCTTGGAATCCGTTGGAATAAGATTTGGAGAGGTTTTGGATGGAAACAATGGGAGAGTTGGAGTTCATACGATTCCTTCAAACCGTTCAATAAATTATTAGATTATCCAAAATACAAAACGCTGGTCGATTGGCACACACCAATTTTAGAAGGCTGTATGGTTTTGTAGGTCCATGGAAATAGGTCGGTTTCCGGAAGTCTGAAACCGAATGTTGGAATTCCTACAAATGGAGAAACAGGATCAGTTGCGATCGTGTTTTGCCCTAAGATAAATATAATATGCCGCTCCAACTGCCACACCAGGAAGTACACCTAGTAAAAGAGCGATCCATCCATTTTTGATACCTTTTGTTTTTGCATCATAAATGATCCAAGCGGCGAGAACAAGCCATGTGAAAATGATATCCAAAGCGTAAGCACTGGAGAAAGGATTCACGAATCCTCCTAAAAACGCGCCGATAATATCGAAGTTTTGTGATAAAGGTGGAAGTACTAAATACAGAAAGCCTGCTGTAAAGACTGAACCTAGTATGATCAGAAAAATTCTAAATGTGGAAAGATTCATTTTTGTTCTCTTGGTTGAAAGTTTATTAACAAAGGATCAGGATTTTTGTAGGGAGCGCTACAAAAAATTTTATCCAAAACGGGGTAAAAAATTCGAGAGAAGGTTCCCGAATTTTTAAAATTCTTTCGAATTTTATCTAAAATTGGTAAAAAAGTTTTCTCCAGTTGACTGGTATTAGTCCGTTTGGGTTATATTCTTCAAATCTAAAAAAACACGTTATGTGAAATTAGAGATAAGGAGAATAATGTTTATGCGTAATCTGGCTCGTTCGGTCGGACTTGCGATGGCTATCTATAGCTTCGTCGTGAGTTGTCAGTTTTTGAATAAAATCGCCGGATGGGATGAAAAATCCAATCTGGCCTTTCTGTCTTTGGAAAAGGCGGGGGTATTTGTAGGTAGTGGAAAATCAGGACCTAGCGGAACCACCATACAATCCACAGACGGTCTCTTCAGTGTTTTTATTCCTGAGGGCGCTATGGATGGCGAAGAATCTTTCGAGATCGTTAAATACGATCCTCCATCAAATGCTCTTCCTGAGGGGTACTTTCCTACCACTCCTTTATACGAAATAACTCCTTCTTATCGATTTAAGAAAGACGTTATAATTACGATTACATTAGATTCAGATAAATTAAGTTCTTTGAATTTAAATAAGAAGAAGTCACAGGGATTTGTGATCAGCCAAACTTCTGAAGATAATAATTCAGGGAGAATTACCGGAGGTTGGAACGCGGGAAGAACATCGATCAGCGGTGATAAAATTACGATCACCACTCGTACATTCTCCGTTTTCGGAGGAGGAACTCCTCCTACCGGGAATAATGCTCCGAACATAATGGGAGCGTTCTATTACTTTAAACCGAGTTGTTCTTATTTACCTTATATGGTCCGCACTAGGGTTATCGAACCTGATGGAGATCCTATGCAGGTATATCTTCTTACCGGAACAGTAGGCAATAGCCTTGTTGCTATTCCGATGACTCCAGAGTCGGGGAACTGGTACAGTGCGAATATTCCGTACGAAGCAATGTTTGAAGGCGGGATCCAGATGCAAGTCTTGGCAGTCGATTCTTACGGTAATAATTCTACCCATCCTACTTCTGATCCTTTCAGATATCCAGCAGATGCTGCGAATTCTACTTATACGTTCGGATTTAAAACGGACCAAGATAACGACGGATATTTAGATGCTTGGGAAGTGGATAACGGTTTTAATCCGCACAGTGCCACGTCTCCCACTGCAGCTTTATTTCCTGATTCGGATGGGGACGGGATTCCGAATATCGCAGATAAGACTCCTAACGCGGAAGCGAATCCTCCTATCGACAGTTTAACTTTGATCCCTTCCGTTCTGAAAATGGATGTGGGTGAGAATGTTACATTTGCTGTATCTGCATCTTTTGCAGGACAACCTCGTTTTGTTCGTCCGGCTTTAGTAGTTACTGGAAATGCAGTTAGTGGAGTTCCGGTTGGAACATTGACTAATTCAACATTGCATGCGAATGCTCCCGGTCTTGCAGGAGTTACTGCAACTATAGGAAATATAACTTCTACTACAAAAGTAACTGTAGTGGATTCGGTTGCCCCTAGTTCAATCACTGACTTAACGGCAACTGCGATGACATTTACACAAGTGAGACTTCGTTGGACCGCACCTGGTAATGATAGTGGTTCAGGTCGTGCTGCAGCTTATGAGATTAGAAGATCTTCTTCTGCGATCACGAATAATCTTCAGTGTGATTCCGCTCCTGCAATCGCACATTCGTTGATACCTAAAAACTCCGGATTGCCGGAGGTGTTAGACATTAATGGACATTCTCCAAATAGCACTTACTATTATTGTATTCGTGCATTCGATTGGAATGGGAACAGAAGTTCTTGGACGGGGACCGTTCAAGCAACAACGCCTGCGACTCCTGACCTAACCCGTCCGGGAAATATCACCAACCTAAATGCAGTTACAGTAAATGAAACTTCAGTAGATCTAACTTGGACTGCTGTTGGAGATGATAATAATACGGGTATTGCAGCGGCCTATGACATTCGTAAATCTACGAATGTGATCAATACGGATAACGATTGTGACGGAGCTGTTTCAATCCCGAATGCGTTATTCGGAATTACTTCCGGATCTGCAATTACATTTAGGGTGAACGATCTTTCGGAAGATACCAGATACTATTTCTGCGTAAGAGCATACGACGAAGTGAGTAATCGTAGTAGTTGGAATGGAACTGTTTCTACAAGGACACGTATGAGCAATAAAGCTCCTGTTGTAGATGCAGGACCGGATCAATTGGATAGAATGATCTCTCAAGTAGTGAACTTGAATGGAACGAACTCTTCTGATCCAGACAAAGGAATTTGTGGAGCCAATACTTCCAACTATTCCTACCAATGGAGGTTTGTCAGTAGGCCAGTAGGATCTGCATTATTGGATTCTAATATATCCAACGGAAACCAGTTATCTGCTTCCTTCGTCCCGGATATTCCCGGAAATTATTTACTGGAACTCTCCTTCAAGGATGATCCAGGAACTTGTTTCGGTGGAGCAAGAACAGGAATAGACTCCGTTCAAATTTCTGCTAAGGACTTGGATAGTGTAAATCCGGATCCTGTTTCTAGCAGATCCGCTGCGGCTGTTTCTTTGGATCAGATCCAATTGAATTGGTACAATGTGGGTGATGACGGAATGGTCGGACCTGTGTCCAGTTATAAGATCGGGGTCTCTCTTTCTGCAATCACAAACAGTATAGAATGTGACGCTGCGATAGATACACGTTATCCGAACTTGGACAATTACGTTCCGGGCCAGGCAGTTTCTTTTATCATTGGAGGACTGTTACAGAATACGGTTTATAATTTCTGTATCATTGCTTACGATGATGTCGGAAATAAGAGCTCCTGGAGTGGAACTCTAAGTGCAAAAACTTTGGAAGGGACTTCCGGCTGGGGAACATTCACCAGTTGGGGAACTTGTAGTACCAAATGTGGTCCTGGAACACAATCTAGATCTAGAGTATGTTTGGATCCAACCCAAGGATGTGCAGGTTCTGCAATAGAGACTCAAGGTTGTAATCTCCACGCTTGTGCGTATGCGAGTTTTACATCGAATGATAACGGGACGGCTCCGACGGTAAGCTGCCCTTCTGGATATTCCAGGATTTCTTCTAGCACATTCCAAGGATCTTATAGAAGAGTTGTCTACGATTATTGGGGGGAAGGTTGGGCCTGTGGAATTTTTGTAAGGGAAGATAGAACACTGAATCCAAGCAGCTACTATAGTAGTTCTTTGAGTCCAAGTTCGGCAACTTACTATTACTCCACGAATAATCCGCCTCCGGTAGAGAATTATTGTATTTCTCATTCTTTAATTAGTAATCGCCAGACGTGGATCTATTGTCAGGAAAACCAGTATTAGATTGAGAATTATCTTCCTGATCCCAGGACGTATCTTAAGCCCTCGTCGTGAGACGAGGGCTTTTTTATTCTCTAAAAGAATTTAAAAACCGGATTGGCAAAAAGTGGATCGGTTCCAGAACGGAGTGAGTCCGAATGTCCGATTTACAAGAATTAAAAAAGAAGTTCGGAGTCTCCGAATTCAGATCCTCTCAAGAAAAAATTATCAAAGATGTTTTAGAAGGCAAGAACTGCTTAGTGATCATGCCGACCGGAATGGGTAAATCCTTATGTTACCAATTGCCCGCTCTAGTCTTGGAAGAATTGACTGTCGTTATTTCACCATTGATCGCTCTTATGCAGGACCAAGTGGATAAATTAAAGTCTTTAGGAATAGATGCTGAATTTGTGAATTCTTCTATTTCAAAGGAAGAACGAAATCTTCGTTACGAAAACTTAAAGAATGGAAAATACAAAATTCTTTATGTTTCTCCTGAGAGATTTCGCAAATCAGCCTTTTTGGAAATTTTCAAAACTCGAAAAGTTTCTTTATTGGTGGTGGACGAGGCGCATTGTATCAGCCAATGGGGCCATGATTTTAGACCGGACTATACTAAAATTTCAGAATTCAGGAAGATCTTAAAAAATCCTAGGGTCATCGCTTTGACCGCCACAGCGACTCAGGAAATCCAAAAGGATATAATAAGACAGATCGGATTGTCCGAATCTGAGGTTCATGTTTATAATGAAGGGATTTCTAGACCGAATCTCTATTTAGAAGTTCGGACGTTTGTAGATTCTCCCTCAAAGACAAAGGAACTGATCTCTTATCTGAAACATCTAAAGGGAAATACGATCGTATACTTTAACCTGATAAAAAACATAGAAAGTTTTTCGGAAGTCTTGGATCTGGAAAAGATACGTTATCGAGTATATCATGGGATGTTGCCTTCCGACAAAAGAAGAAAAATACAAAACGATTTTCTAAATTCAAAAGACACTTTGCTTTTAGCTACGAACGCATTCGGAATGGGAGTGGATAAGGCGAATATTCGGACAATCATTCATGCGGAATTACCTTCTTCTTTGGAATCTTATTACCAGGAAATAGGAAGAGCGGGAAGGGATGGTAATCCTTCTGAT
The Leptospira johnsonii DNA segment above includes these coding regions:
- a CDS encoding SpoIIE family protein phosphatase, whose protein sequence is MDQLYFNFYFFGSLLACLFSIYVTFFFLSIKDRSKAAFHLGLSTLAMTIFHFAYIIAFISFGQWTIVHRWLAIPSPMMGFVQCFIFFFYFPNPRNVKFGLTVYSILYAGLAIVTATFIAVTLQSDHRFNIGSNYWDFESHKFYKIFSIIILIYNFSFLASATWRAIVEKGKERRWIIYIAIAYSTITIIPGILNVMSRDGSISRKVFQHTTDIALVAGLFLVLIIYANATKERTTILSKIVAVTMATFLLAFQLVGYAILNGYDASFDVLKGQASELAAFQGKKPEGFAYLLSFDPESKEFVLEKGEKDSRFDSEDRLEIKFYNVTRKLTNLGTLNAKERWERSKAILSDSPKEFYAYAEGIKNFYESKGEAKVSDAELIDFFHFLNRKLNIIKNKFSNLPSKTDPAAVAKLLNSEEIGLKSVLEQVRKKVEKDISSGKSDLEVRSSFILPLTSLREVGERMYRGAKFNKANEKTPEFYLAYLVIHPQNGKIYEVGFTYKSFREYLHSPSLILVICLLVMVVTISFGFRFFFHNAIVKPMEEVVVGLTEVNSGNLEYRLVPRVEDEIGFIARSFNRMARSIQAARKRLEQYANELEEKVKDRTKELEQTLNEVQELKQQQDADYFLTSLLIKPLGSNKANQENVKVEFLLKQKKKFTFRKHEDEIGGDLNISNHIDLQGRSYTVFLNGDAMGKSMQGAGGALVLGSVFESIIERTRVVDIIKKQSPERWLKNAFIELHKVFESFDGSMLVSSVMGLVDDELGILYYINAEHPWTVLYRDGIASFIENEFMFRKLGTTGVEGTIFIKTFQLEPGDCIFVGSDGRDDIIVGMDSDGDRIINDDEKLFLNSVEKGRGDLQEIYEVILNNGKLSDDLSLIRLSFTGNGKQQIPQDEKRQRIKELLRNAKETFLNKDTQEALSYLEEAESLDSRVPEVKKNFIKLFLKLKDYQKAARYAEDYFKMNPIDSEILYVASFAARKAGQIRKALDFSERLRLREPSHIKNLTNLAEIYIAVKNFDRADSILKDAIRLDPSNESVLKVGELLKKYVDRLSSGNGQPKES
- a CDS encoding ABC transporter permease, which gives rise to MNLNAIKAIYFFEMARTRRTLMQSIASPVLSTSLYFIVFGSAIGSRIQEVNGVSYGSFIVPGLVMLSLLTESISNASFGIYFPKFTGTIYEILSAPVSSMEAVIGFVGAAATKSLILGSIMLATASLFVEIKIAHPFLMVFFLILTCISFSLFGFIIGIWADNFEKLQVIPMLVITPLVFLGGSFYSANMLPPFWQTVTLFNPILYLVSGFRWSFYEIGDVSLEISLAMISFFLVSCLGVVAWMFKTGYHIKK
- a CDS encoding ABC transporter ATP-binding protein, whose product is MNSNSPIVSIQNLSKSYSNGFQALKNINLDIEKGEIIALLGPNGAGKTTLISIICGIVNPTSGSVSVGGYDIIKNYRQTRSMIGLVPQELTVHAFESVLTTTNFTRGLFGKSPNKEYIEEILKSLSLLEKKDQTIMTLSGGMKRRVMIAKALSHEPMVLFLDEPTAGVDVELRKDMWNVVRALRDKGVTIILTTHYIEEAEEIADRVGIMNKGELVLVEKKTELMHKLGKKQILLDLVSPLQSLPNNFNGYELELKNEGKQLLYTYDGKEKQTGIANFLEQLKKSGIEFRDLNTTQSSLEEIFVQLVKDAK
- a CDS encoding DUF2834 domain-containing protein gives rise to the protein MNLSTFRIFLIILGSVFTAGFLYLVLPPLSQNFDIIGAFLGGFVNPFSSAYALDIIFTWLVLAAWIIYDAKTKGIKNGWIALLLGVLPGVAVGAAYYIYLRAKHDRN
- a CDS encoding fibronectin type III domain-containing protein, with amino-acid sequence MRNLARSVGLAMAIYSFVVSCQFLNKIAGWDEKSNLAFLSLEKAGVFVGSGKSGPSGTTIQSTDGLFSVFIPEGAMDGEESFEIVKYDPPSNALPEGYFPTTPLYEITPSYRFKKDVIITITLDSDKLSSLNLNKKKSQGFVISQTSEDNNSGRITGGWNAGRTSISGDKITITTRTFSVFGGGTPPTGNNAPNIMGAFYYFKPSCSYLPYMVRTRVIEPDGDPMQVYLLTGTVGNSLVAIPMTPESGNWYSANIPYEAMFEGGIQMQVLAVDSYGNNSTHPTSDPFRYPADAANSTYTFGFKTDQDNDGYLDAWEVDNGFNPHSATSPTAALFPDSDGDGIPNIADKTPNAEANPPIDSLTLIPSVLKMDVGENVTFAVSASFAGQPRFVRPALVVTGNAVSGVPVGTLTNSTLHANAPGLAGVTATIGNITSTTKVTVVDSVAPSSITDLTATAMTFTQVRLRWTAPGNDSGSGRAAAYEIRRSSSAITNNLQCDSAPAIAHSLIPKNSGLPEVLDINGHSPNSTYYYCIRAFDWNGNRSSWTGTVQATTPATPDLTRPGNITNLNAVTVNETSVDLTWTAVGDDNNTGIAAAYDIRKSTNVINTDNDCDGAVSIPNALFGITSGSAITFRVNDLSEDTRYYFCVRAYDEVSNRSSWNGTVSTRTRMSNKAPVVDAGPDQLDRMISQVVNLNGTNSSDPDKGICGANTSNYSYQWRFVSRPVGSALLDSNISNGNQLSASFVPDIPGNYLLELSFKDDPGTCFGGARTGIDSVQISAKDLDSVNPDPVSSRSAAAVSLDQIQLNWYNVGDDGMVGPVSSYKIGVSLSAITNSIECDAAIDTRYPNLDNYVPGQAVSFIIGGLLQNTVYNFCIIAYDDVGNKSSWSGTLSAKTLEGTSGWGTFTSWGTCSTKCGPGTQSRSRVCLDPTQGCAGSAIETQGCNLHACAYASFTSNDNGTAPTVSCPSGYSRISSSTFQGSYRRVVYDYWGEGWACGIFVREDRTLNPSSYYSSSLSPSSATYYYSTNNPPPVENYCISHSLISNRQTWIYCQENQY
- a CDS encoding RecQ family ATP-dependent DNA helicase, whose translation is MSDLQELKKKFGVSEFRSSQEKIIKDVLEGKNCLVIMPTGMGKSLCYQLPALVLEELTVVISPLIALMQDQVDKLKSLGIDAEFVNSSISKEERNLRYENLKNGKYKILYVSPERFRKSAFLEIFKTRKVSLLVVDEAHCISQWGHDFRPDYTKISEFRKILKNPRVIALTATATQEIQKDIIRQIGLSESEVHVYNEGISRPNLYLEVRTFVDSPSKTKELISYLKHLKGNTIVYFNLIKNIESFSEVLDLEKIRYRVYHGMLPSDKRRKIQNDFLNSKDTLLLATNAFGMGVDKANIRTIIHAELPSSLESYYQEIGRAGRDGNPSDCLLFYNQDDLAVLMDFIEWQNPDENFMIRVHRVLKSVGEKLSSLDYEELQSMVVHKNRGDHRLQTVLNLFERHGVTSGDLERRSLVLRGKLPEVLTDPKVLEERKKASLNRLYQMLMYLKSEKCRREFLYEYFGATFHSCENCDICSKTA